Proteins co-encoded in one Stenotrophomonas maltophilia genomic window:
- the nrdR gene encoding transcriptional regulator NrdR — protein sequence MHCPFCQHADTRVIDSRVSEDGATIRRRRECEACGERFSTMETVELKLPAIVKSDGTREAFDQRKVRAGFDRALQKRAVAEDKIEAAVRAVVHQLRISGEREVPSIKVGEFVMNELRKLDHVGYVRFASVYRSFEDVADFREEIEKLERDLPSSTEQLQLLGDVIALTKKKKG from the coding sequence ATGCACTGCCCCTTCTGCCAACATGCCGATACCCGGGTCATCGACTCGCGCGTCTCCGAAGACGGCGCGACGATCCGCCGTCGGCGTGAATGCGAAGCCTGTGGCGAGCGCTTCAGCACCATGGAGACGGTTGAACTGAAGCTGCCGGCCATCGTCAAGAGCGATGGCACGCGTGAAGCCTTCGACCAGCGCAAGGTCCGCGCCGGCTTCGATCGCGCGCTGCAGAAGCGTGCCGTGGCCGAAGACAAGATCGAAGCGGCGGTGCGTGCAGTGGTCCACCAGCTGCGCATCAGCGGCGAACGTGAAGTGCCCTCGATCAAGGTCGGCGAGTTCGTGATGAACGAACTGCGCAAGCTGGATCATGTGGGCTATGTGCGCTTCGCATCGGTGTACCGCAGCTTCGAGGACGTGGCCGATTTCCGCGAAGAGATCGAGAAGCTCGAGCGCGATCTGCCGTCGAGTACCGAACAGCTGCAGTTGCTGGGCGATGTGATTGCCCTG
- the glyA gene encoding serine hydroxymethyltransferase: MFPRDVRIESYDPELAKAIAAETQRQEDHVELIASENYTSPAVMEAQGSQLTNKYAEGYPGKRYYGGCEYVDIAEQLAIDRLKQLFGADYANVQPHSGSQANQAVYFALLQPGDTILGMSLAHGGHLTHGAKVNASGKLFNAVQYGVNDQGLIDYDEVERLALEHKPKMVVAGFSAYSQVIDWARFRAIADKVGAYLFVDMAHVAGLVAAGVYPSPLEHAHVVTSTTHKTLRGPRGGIIVAKGADEDLVKKLQSIVFPGIQGGPLMHVIAGKAVAFKEALEPGFKAYQQQVVKNAQAMASTLIARGYKIVSGGTQNHLMLVDMIGKDVSGKDAEAALGKAHITVNKNSVPNDPRSPFVTSGLRLGTPAVTTRGYVEQDCVDLANWIADVLDAPADDAVIARVRDAVSAQCRKYPVYG, from the coding sequence ATGTTCCCGCGTGACGTCCGCATCGAATCCTACGATCCCGAACTGGCCAAGGCCATCGCCGCTGAGACCCAGCGCCAGGAAGACCACGTCGAGCTGATCGCCAGCGAGAACTACACCAGCCCGGCGGTGATGGAAGCCCAGGGCAGCCAGCTGACCAACAAGTACGCCGAAGGCTACCCGGGCAAGCGCTACTACGGTGGCTGCGAATACGTGGATATTGCCGAGCAGCTGGCGATCGACCGCCTCAAGCAGCTGTTCGGCGCCGACTACGCCAACGTGCAGCCGCACAGCGGTTCGCAGGCCAACCAGGCCGTGTACTTCGCGCTGCTGCAACCGGGTGACACCATCCTTGGCATGAGCCTGGCCCACGGCGGCCACCTCACCCACGGCGCCAAGGTCAATGCCTCCGGCAAGCTGTTCAATGCCGTGCAGTACGGCGTGAACGATCAGGGCCTGATCGACTACGACGAAGTCGAGCGCCTGGCCCTGGAGCACAAGCCGAAGATGGTCGTGGCCGGTTTCTCGGCCTACTCGCAGGTGATCGACTGGGCGCGCTTCCGTGCCATCGCCGACAAGGTCGGTGCCTACCTGTTCGTGGACATGGCCCACGTCGCCGGCCTGGTCGCCGCCGGCGTCTACCCCAGCCCGCTGGAACACGCCCACGTGGTCACCTCGACCACCCACAAGACCCTGCGCGGCCCGCGCGGCGGCATCATCGTCGCCAAGGGCGCCGACGAAGACCTGGTCAAGAAGCTGCAGTCGATCGTGTTCCCGGGCATCCAGGGCGGTCCGCTGATGCACGTCATCGCCGGCAAGGCCGTGGCCTTCAAGGAAGCGCTGGAGCCGGGCTTCAAGGCCTACCAGCAGCAGGTGGTGAAGAACGCGCAGGCGATGGCCAGCACGCTGATCGCGCGCGGCTACAAGATCGTCTCCGGCGGCACCCAGAACCACCTGATGCTGGTGGACATGATCGGCAAGGACGTGTCCGGCAAGGACGCGGAAGCCGCGCTGGGCAAGGCCCACATCACCGTCAACAAGAACTCGGTGCCGAACGACCCGCGTTCGCCGTTCGTGACCTCGGGCCTGCGCCTGGGTACCCCGGCGGTCACCACCCGCGGCTACGTCGAACAGGATTGCGTGGACCTGGCCAACTGGATCGCCGACGTGCTCGACGCGCCGGCCGATGACGCCGTCATCGCCCGCGTGCGCGACGCAGTCAGCGCGCAGTGCCGCAAGTACCCGGTCTACGGCTGA
- the ettA gene encoding energy-dependent translational throttle protein EttA, with protein MSSQYIYTMNRVSKVVPPKRQIIKDISLSFFPGAKIGLLGLNGAGKSTVLKIMAGVDTDFEGEARPQAGIKVGYLAQEPELDPTKTVREAVEEGVGEVLQAQAALEAVYAAYAEEGADFDALAKEQERLEAILAAGDAHTLENQLDVAADALRLPPWDAIVGKLSGGEKRRVALCRLLLQKPDMLLLDEPTNHLDAESVEWLEQFLARYTGTVVAVTHDRYFLDNAAEWILELDRGRGIPWKGNYTDWLTQKDERLKQEDNQEKARQKAIQKELEWSRQNAKGGRTKGKARLARLEELQSVDYQKRNETNEIFIPPGERLGNAVMEFKNVSKKFGDRLLFDNLSFLVPAGAIVGIIGPNGAGKSTLFKMITGQEKPDTGEIVVGPTVKLSYVDQSRDALEGNHNVFQEIAGGLDILNINGIEIQSRAYIGRFNFKGQDQQKMVGSLSGGERGRLHMAKTLLQGGNVLLLDEPSNDLDIETLRALEDALLEFPGNTFVISHDRWFLDRIATHILAFEGDSHVEFFQGNYREYEEDKRRRMGDDAAPKRLRFKALK; from the coding sequence ATGTCCTCGCAATACATCTACACCATGAACCGCGTGTCCAAGGTGGTCCCGCCCAAGCGGCAGATCATCAAGGACATCTCGCTGTCGTTCTTCCCGGGCGCGAAGATCGGCCTGCTGGGCCTGAACGGCGCCGGCAAGTCCACCGTGCTGAAGATCATGGCCGGCGTGGACACCGATTTCGAGGGCGAAGCCCGCCCGCAGGCCGGCATCAAGGTCGGCTACCTGGCCCAGGAACCGGAGCTGGACCCGACCAAGACCGTGCGTGAAGCGGTGGAGGAAGGCGTGGGCGAAGTGCTGCAGGCCCAGGCCGCGCTGGAAGCGGTGTACGCCGCCTACGCCGAGGAAGGCGCCGATTTCGACGCGCTGGCCAAGGAACAGGAGCGACTGGAGGCGATCCTGGCCGCCGGCGACGCGCACACTCTGGAAAACCAGCTGGACGTGGCGGCCGATGCGCTGCGCCTGCCGCCGTGGGATGCCATCGTCGGCAAGCTGTCCGGTGGTGAGAAGCGCCGCGTTGCGCTGTGCCGCCTGCTGCTGCAGAAGCCGGACATGCTGCTGCTCGACGAACCAACCAACCACCTCGACGCCGAGTCGGTCGAATGGCTGGAACAGTTCCTGGCGCGCTACACCGGCACCGTGGTGGCGGTCACCCACGATCGCTACTTCCTGGACAACGCCGCCGAGTGGATCCTGGAACTGGACCGCGGCCGCGGCATTCCGTGGAAGGGCAACTACACCGACTGGCTGACCCAGAAGGACGAGCGCCTGAAGCAGGAAGACAACCAGGAAAAGGCCCGCCAGAAGGCGATCCAGAAGGAACTGGAATGGTCGCGCCAGAACGCCAAGGGTGGCCGTACCAAGGGCAAGGCCCGTCTGGCTCGCCTGGAAGAGCTGCAGTCGGTCGATTACCAGAAGCGCAACGAGACCAACGAAATCTTCATCCCGCCGGGCGAGCGCCTGGGCAATGCGGTGATGGAGTTCAAGAACGTCTCCAAGAAGTTCGGCGACCGCCTGCTGTTCGACAACCTGAGCTTCCTGGTGCCGGCCGGCGCCATCGTCGGCATCATCGGCCCGAACGGTGCCGGTAAGTCGACCCTGTTCAAGATGATCACCGGCCAGGAAAAGCCGGATACCGGCGAGATCGTGGTCGGCCCGACCGTGAAGCTGTCCTACGTGGACCAGAGCCGCGACGCGCTGGAAGGCAACCACAACGTCTTCCAGGAAATCGCTGGCGGCCTGGACATCCTCAACATCAACGGCATCGAGATCCAGTCGCGCGCCTACATCGGCCGCTTCAACTTCAAGGGCCAGGACCAGCAGAAGATGGTCGGTTCGCTGTCCGGTGGTGAGCGTGGCCGCCTGCACATGGCCAAGACCCTGCTGCAGGGTGGCAACGTGCTGCTGCTCGACGAACCGTCCAACGACCTGGACATCGAAACCCTGCGTGCGCTGGAAGATGCGCTGCTGGAGTTCCCGGGCAACACCTTCGTCATTTCGCATGACCGCTGGTTCCTGGATCGCATCGCCACGCACATCCTGGCGTTCGAAGGCGATTCGCACGTGGAGTTCTTCCAGGGCAACTACCGCGAGTACGAAGAAGACAAGCGCCGCCGCATGGGCGACGACGCCGCGCCCAAGCGCCTGCGCTTCAAGGCGCTGAAATAA
- a CDS encoding NCS2 family permease, producing MSLFERLFQLQQHGTTVRTELLAGVTTFLTMSYIVFVNPEILGTTGMDAGAVFVATCLAAALGSAVMALAANFPVGMAPGMGLNAFFAFTVVGAAGLPWQQALGAVFISGLVFLVLSLTGVRAWLVSGIPSSLRSAIVAGIGLFLAIIALQKSGVIVGNEDTLVALGPLNTAPPLLALAGFLLIAVLEARRIRGAILIGILAVTGAGWALGDVQYQGLVSLPPSLAPTFLQLDLPGLLHHDGGAPLAVLLQVVLVFVLVEVFDATGTLYGVVGRAGLLKLPGAQKRFGRALLADSTAIVAGSLLGTSSTTAFAESASGVQVGGRTGLTALVVSALFLAALLFSPLAAMVPSYATAPALLFVAGLMLRELVEVDWSDLTESVPAALCALAMPFTYSIANGLAFGFIAYAALKAGTGRWREVHPAVWLVAVLFTLRYALE from the coding sequence ATGTCCCTGTTCGAACGCCTGTTCCAGCTGCAGCAGCACGGCACCACCGTGCGCACCGAGCTGCTGGCCGGTGTCACCACCTTCCTGACGATGTCCTACATCGTCTTCGTCAACCCGGAAATCCTGGGAACCACGGGCATGGATGCCGGTGCGGTGTTCGTGGCCACCTGCCTGGCCGCGGCATTGGGGTCGGCGGTGATGGCGCTGGCTGCCAACTTCCCGGTCGGCATGGCGCCGGGCATGGGCCTGAACGCGTTCTTCGCCTTTACCGTGGTCGGCGCCGCCGGGTTGCCGTGGCAGCAGGCACTGGGCGCGGTGTTCATTTCCGGCCTGGTGTTCCTGGTGCTGTCGCTGACCGGGGTACGCGCGTGGCTGGTATCCGGTATTCCTTCCTCGCTGCGTTCGGCCATCGTGGCCGGCATCGGCCTGTTCCTGGCGATCATCGCGCTGCAGAAATCCGGCGTCATCGTCGGCAACGAAGACACCCTGGTGGCGCTGGGCCCGCTGAACACCGCGCCGCCGCTGCTGGCCCTGGCCGGCTTCCTGCTGATCGCGGTGCTGGAAGCGCGCCGCATCCGCGGTGCGATCCTGATCGGCATCCTGGCCGTGACCGGCGCCGGCTGGGCGCTGGGCGATGTGCAGTACCAGGGCCTGGTGTCGTTGCCGCCGAGCCTGGCGCCGACCTTCCTGCAGCTGGACCTGCCGGGCCTGCTGCACCATGACGGCGGCGCGCCGCTGGCGGTGCTGCTGCAGGTGGTGCTGGTGTTCGTGCTGGTGGAAGTGTTCGATGCCACCGGCACGCTGTACGGCGTGGTCGGCCGCGCCGGCCTGCTGAAGCTGCCGGGCGCGCAGAAGCGCTTCGGGCGCGCGCTGCTGGCCGACAGCACCGCGATTGTTGCGGGCTCGCTGCTGGGCACCAGCAGCACCACCGCCTTCGCCGAAAGCGCCTCTGGCGTGCAGGTGGGCGGGCGCACCGGGCTGACCGCGCTGGTGGTATCGGCCCTGTTCCTGGCCGCGCTGCTGTTCTCGCCGCTGGCGGCGATGGTGCCCAGCTATGCCACCGCACCGGCGCTGCTGTTCGTGGCCGGCCTGATGCTGCGCGAGCTGGTGGAAGTGGACTGGAGCGACCTGACCGAGTCGGTGCCGGCGGCGCTGTGTGCACTGGCGATGCCCTTCACCTACTCGATTGCCAATGGCCTGGCGTTCGGCTTCATCGCATACGCCGCGCTGAAGGCCGGTACCGGCCGCTGGCGCGAAGTGCATCCGGCGGTGTGGCTGGTGGCGGTGCTGTTCACCCTGCGCTACGCGTTGGAATGA
- the bcsZ gene encoding cellulose synthase complex periplasmic endoglucanase BcsZ — protein MANSADLRRRRLLQAATVLPVLGWSRVQAQPAPRWPAWKVLVDSSLSRDGRMIDRSQQDQRSTSEGQSYALFFALVDNDQAVFDRILGWTQDNLAGGDMGKRLPAWLWGRDDAGAWRVLDDNPASDSDLWLAYALLEGARLWRRPALKAIAEGMLAQVRAREIVDLPGLGPMLLPGPQGFIEGDATRVNPSYLPLPLLRRFAAEDRSGPWQALARNSVQLLQQSSPHGFAPDWAAWKGDRFVVDPVRGAVGSYDAIRCYTWAGMTASRDPLFRAQLAALSGPLQRLRSGAPMWEKIDTRSGQGQGEGNYGFRAALLPYLIAQGETQRADAVLASLPSAEQQRADAPAYYSQMLALFGRGWAEGRWRFAADGRLQLRR, from the coding sequence ATGGCGAATTCCGCTGATCTGCGCCGCCGTCGCCTGTTGCAGGCGGCCACTGTACTGCCGGTACTGGGCTGGTCGCGCGTGCAGGCGCAGCCGGCGCCGCGTTGGCCGGCCTGGAAGGTGCTGGTGGACAGCAGCCTGAGCCGCGACGGGCGCATGATCGACCGCAGCCAGCAGGACCAGCGCAGCACCTCGGAAGGGCAGTCGTACGCCCTGTTCTTCGCGCTGGTGGACAACGATCAGGCGGTGTTCGACCGCATCCTCGGCTGGACCCAGGACAACCTCGCTGGTGGCGACATGGGCAAGCGCCTGCCGGCCTGGCTGTGGGGACGCGATGACGCCGGAGCGTGGCGGGTACTGGATGACAACCCGGCTTCGGACTCCGATCTGTGGCTGGCCTACGCGCTGCTGGAAGGCGCGCGCCTGTGGCGCCGTCCCGCCCTGAAGGCCATCGCCGAGGGCATGCTGGCGCAGGTGCGGGCACGTGAGATCGTGGACCTGCCCGGGCTCGGCCCGATGCTGCTGCCCGGCCCACAGGGGTTCATCGAAGGGGACGCCACGCGGGTCAACCCCAGCTATCTGCCCCTGCCGCTGCTGCGCCGCTTTGCGGCGGAGGATCGCAGCGGGCCGTGGCAGGCGCTGGCGCGCAACAGTGTGCAGCTGTTGCAGCAGAGCAGCCCGCACGGCTTCGCACCGGACTGGGCAGCGTGGAAAGGCGATCGCTTCGTGGTCGACCCGGTGCGCGGCGCGGTCGGCAGCTACGATGCAATCCGCTGCTACACCTGGGCCGGCATGACCGCATCGCGCGATCCGTTGTTCCGCGCGCAGTTGGCCGCGTTGTCCGGGCCGCTGCAGCGCCTGCGCAGCGGTGCGCCGATGTGGGAAAAGATCGATACCCGCAGCGGACAAGGACAGGGCGAAGGCAATTACGGTTTCCGTGCAGCGCTGCTGCCTTACCTGATCGCCCAGGGCGAAACCCAGCGTGCCGATGCCGTGCTGGCCAGCCTGCCCAGCGCCGAGCAGCAGCGTGCTGACGCGCCGGCCTATTACTCGCAGATGCTGGCGCTGTTCGGTCGTGGCTGGGCCGAAGGGCGCTGGCGCTTCGCTGCTGACGGCCGCCTGCAGCTGCGCAGGTAA
- the bcsC gene encoding cellulose synthase complex outer membrane protein BcsC, which translates to MARRRHPLVTASGLVLLGLAGAAPCAAQALPETPGGTVAEQRQWLLQQVRIGEATGRQSLIEDALARLRMLAPDDRATLVAILEVQLSQQKLDDAEATLKRLRQLGAGSRELAAGERLWQAYRGDLQQDLQQARLFAAGGRSAEALVIYRRLFNDDPPGLQLGLEYWRLRGSQADGRALAIRALSELDRSYPGNVTLLQTLSQLLFAAGHDNEALAALQRMGRNPEARGMAADAEWAYLKEQPADERSVRRLQDFITRNPTFNDLALVRERYADQHKRVSDPAWRAGLRGQQLLDAGRNAEAERAFLQALRGYPREADLLGGLGMALMRQGRREQAIGYFQRAVQATPAGDSSDKWRDLIASTRYWLQLDQADAALAAGRLDEAERLYAQARRQQPRDVNAALGLVDVAVARGDDDAAERQLQLARRMAPNDANVIRKLVQLYGRTDPQRLETFINALPAAQRRLYAEDLRQLQISRLRERREQALASGDATTAITLGQQLRSELPGDAWLAYALGNELRSAGRQDEADAVVADMAARNDSAEARYAQALYLSGSDRLPQALAVLDALPQAQWDDDIRALSTRLKRQQLVDHLWELRAQGREAEAIALLQQQPPSTDNDLLMAEWARLRGDHAQALHYYQRVLAAQPDNVDAQLGQVQAWIGSGDLASARRQMHDAPPAVDDAEIGQQRQLATIWTDLREDTKALAILRALLARRTGPDAQSWRDAARLVRRDDPQQALDMYAQAMADNGLLAPAQAESRDNRALTLASRETAGDDWLRRSLRSDVETLYQQENPTLTVMQDTGRRSDGTPGISRLSRDTRIAHLDAPFAGGLGWARIEQVNFDAGRFQTDADGAYDEDFGSCDLDLLQADGSNLRAPGCTRFVHQRRSSGAGFAVGWRTLDDRWNLDIGHTPSNYVVGNWLGGVTLNGDLGRFGWGATVSRRPMTNSLLSQAGAIDPRSGIAWGGVTANGATFSLGYDQGGRNGVWSNWSWHRLTGRNVVDNTRARAMVGWYHKLIQRTDLRLDVGTTAMYWRYQKDLGGYSLGQGGYYSPQRYASLSLPVSFAWRNDVWSVRLDGSVSVSSASTASISRFPDQAVIERVIAQLEPQYGPLRLDEAGLYTGNSSSTGTGYRLYGAVERRLGDHFVLGAAGTLQRSRDFSPNSFQLYLRYTFKPWQGNLPLPVSPLVPYGEFR; encoded by the coding sequence ATGGCACGCAGGCGGCACCCGCTGGTCACCGCATCCGGTCTGGTCCTGCTTGGGCTGGCCGGGGCCGCCCCGTGTGCGGCGCAGGCGCTGCCGGAGACCCCCGGTGGCACCGTGGCCGAGCAGCGGCAATGGCTGCTGCAGCAGGTACGCATCGGTGAGGCTACCGGCCGCCAGAGCCTGATCGAGGACGCACTGGCGCGGCTGCGGATGCTGGCCCCGGATGATCGCGCTACGTTGGTGGCGATCCTGGAGGTGCAGCTGTCGCAGCAGAAGCTGGACGATGCCGAGGCCACGTTGAAGCGGCTGCGCCAGCTCGGCGCCGGCAGCCGCGAACTGGCGGCCGGTGAACGCCTCTGGCAAGCCTACCGTGGTGACCTGCAGCAGGACCTGCAGCAGGCGCGTCTGTTCGCTGCCGGCGGCCGTAGTGCCGAAGCGCTGGTGATCTACCGTCGCCTGTTCAACGATGACCCGCCCGGCCTGCAGCTGGGTCTGGAGTACTGGCGCCTGCGTGGCAGCCAGGCCGATGGACGCGCCTTGGCGATCCGTGCGCTGAGCGAGCTCGATCGCAGCTACCCGGGCAATGTGACGCTGCTGCAGACGCTGTCGCAGCTGCTGTTCGCCGCCGGCCACGACAACGAAGCGCTGGCCGCGCTGCAACGGATGGGACGCAACCCGGAGGCGCGTGGCATGGCCGCCGATGCCGAGTGGGCGTACCTGAAGGAGCAGCCGGCCGACGAACGCAGCGTGCGCCGCCTGCAGGATTTCATCACCCGCAACCCCACGTTCAACGACCTGGCTTTGGTGCGCGAACGCTATGCCGACCAGCACAAGCGGGTGAGCGACCCGGCCTGGCGTGCGGGCCTGCGTGGCCAGCAGCTGCTGGATGCCGGCCGCAACGCCGAAGCCGAGCGCGCCTTCCTGCAGGCCCTGCGGGGGTATCCGCGTGAGGCTGATCTGCTGGGCGGTTTGGGCATGGCGCTGATGCGGCAGGGACGGCGTGAGCAGGCCATCGGCTACTTCCAGCGTGCGGTGCAGGCCACACCGGCCGGTGACAGCAGCGACAAGTGGCGTGATCTGATTGCCAGCACGCGTTACTGGCTGCAGCTGGACCAGGCCGATGCCGCGCTGGCCGCAGGCCGGCTGGATGAGGCCGAGCGCCTGTACGCGCAGGCACGCCGCCAGCAACCGCGCGACGTCAATGCGGCGCTGGGCCTGGTCGACGTGGCCGTGGCCCGCGGCGATGACGACGCGGCCGAACGGCAGCTGCAGCTGGCACGGCGGATGGCGCCCAACGATGCCAACGTGATCCGCAAGCTGGTGCAGCTGTATGGCCGCACCGATCCGCAGCGGTTGGAAACCTTCATCAACGCATTGCCCGCTGCCCAGCGCAGGTTGTATGCCGAAGACCTGCGCCAGCTGCAGATCAGTCGTCTGCGCGAGCGCCGCGAACAGGCGCTGGCCAGCGGTGATGCCACCACCGCCATCACGCTGGGACAGCAGCTGCGCAGCGAACTGCCGGGCGATGCCTGGCTGGCCTACGCGCTGGGCAACGAGCTGCGCAGCGCGGGCCGGCAGGACGAGGCCGATGCCGTGGTGGCCGACATGGCGGCCCGCAACGACAGTGCCGAGGCACGCTACGCACAGGCGTTGTACCTGTCCGGCTCCGATCGCCTGCCGCAGGCGCTGGCGGTGCTCGACGCGCTGCCGCAGGCGCAGTGGGACGATGACATCCGCGCGCTGTCCACCCGCCTGAAACGCCAGCAGCTGGTCGACCATCTGTGGGAGCTGCGTGCGCAGGGACGTGAGGCCGAGGCCATCGCGCTGCTGCAGCAGCAACCACCCAGCACCGACAACGATCTCCTGATGGCCGAATGGGCGCGCCTGCGCGGTGACCACGCACAGGCATTGCACTACTACCAGCGCGTGCTCGCCGCGCAGCCGGACAATGTGGACGCGCAGCTGGGCCAGGTACAGGCCTGGATCGGCAGCGGCGACCTGGCCAGCGCACGCCGCCAGATGCACGACGCACCGCCGGCAGTGGACGATGCCGAGATCGGCCAGCAGCGTCAGCTCGCCACGATCTGGACCGACCTGCGCGAAGACACCAAGGCGCTGGCGATCCTGCGCGCACTGCTGGCGCGCAGGACCGGACCCGATGCACAGTCCTGGCGCGACGCGGCACGGCTGGTGCGCCGCGATGATCCGCAGCAGGCGCTGGACATGTACGCGCAGGCGATGGCCGACAATGGCCTGCTGGCCCCCGCCCAGGCCGAGTCGCGCGACAATCGTGCGCTGACCCTGGCCAGCCGCGAGACCGCCGGCGATGACTGGTTGCGGCGCAGCCTGCGCAGCGACGTGGAGACCCTGTACCAGCAGGAGAATCCCACCCTGACGGTGATGCAGGACACCGGCCGCCGTAGCGATGGAACCCCGGGCATTTCGCGGCTGTCGCGCGATACCCGCATCGCTCATCTCGATGCCCCGTTCGCCGGTGGCCTGGGCTGGGCGCGCATCGAGCAGGTGAACTTCGATGCCGGCCGTTTCCAGACCGACGCGGATGGGGCCTACGACGAGGATTTCGGCAGCTGCGACCTCGATCTGCTGCAGGCCGACGGCAGTAACCTGCGCGCACCGGGCTGCACCCGCTTCGTGCACCAGCGGCGCAGCTCTGGTGCCGGTTTCGCCGTCGGCTGGCGCACGCTGGACGACCGCTGGAACCTCGACATCGGCCACACCCCGTCCAACTACGTGGTGGGCAACTGGCTGGGTGGCGTCACCCTCAACGGCGATCTCGGCCGGTTCGGCTGGGGCGCCACCGTGTCGCGGCGGCCGATGACCAATTCGCTGCTCTCCCAGGCCGGTGCCATCGACCCGCGCAGTGGCATCGCCTGGGGCGGGGTCACCGCCAACGGCGCCACCTTCAGCCTCGGCTACGACCAGGGCGGCCGCAACGGCGTGTGGTCGAACTGGAGCTGGCACCGGCTGACTGGCCGCAACGTGGTCGACAACACCCGTGCACGCGCGATGGTGGGCTGGTACCACAAGCTGATCCAGCGCACCGACCTGCGCCTGGACGTGGGCACCACCGCCATGTACTGGCGCTACCAGAAGGATCTGGGCGGCTACTCGCTGGGCCAGGGCGGTTACTACAGCCCGCAGCGCTACGCCTCGCTGAGCCTGCCGGTCAGCTTTGCCTGGCGTAATGATGTGTGGTCGGTGCGCCTGGATGGCTCGGTCAGTGTGTCCAGTGCGAGCACCGCGTCGATCAGCCGTTTCCCCGATCAGGCAGTGATCGAGCGCGTGATTGCACAGCTCGAGCCGCAGTACGGCCCGCTGCGGCTGGACGAGGCCGGCCTGTACACCGGCAACAGCAGCAGCACCGGCACCGGCTACCGCCTGTACGGCGCGGTGGAACGCCGCCTCGGCGATCACTTCGTGCTGGGCGCGGCCGGCACCCTGCAGCGCAGCCGCGATTTCTCGCCGAATTCGTTCCAGCTCTACCTGCGCTATACCTTCAAGCCCTGGCAGGGCAACCTGCCGTTGCCCGTGTCTCCGCTGGTGCCCTATGGCGAATTCCGCTGA